A window of Rosa rugosa chromosome 7, drRosRugo1.1, whole genome shotgun sequence genomic DNA:
CGGCTGGCCATTCATGATGAGGAAGATTTTGAAGTTATTACGGTGGAGGATCCTACAATGCTTATGGCTCGGAGATTTTGGCTTGTTGGTATGGTCCTCTCTAACCGGAGTGTGAACAAGGAGTCTTTTAGAAGTATTCTCAAGAAGATCTGGAGGACGAAGGAGGATTTCTCCATTCTTGCTTGGGAAGGTTCGGACAGATTCGTCTTCTCGTTTAAGACAGAGGGTGATAGGCAAAGGGTTCTTAACCGCAGTCCTTGGTCTTTTGACAATGCGTTGTTGGCTTTAGCCCCATCGGATGGCCTCATGAACCCAGGTGAAGTCTCTTTACTGGTACAGAATTTTTGGATTAGGGCTACAGGCCTTCCCCCAGCTTTTCTTACGGAGGAGACAGGTCAGAAGATTGGCAGGAGCATTGGGGACTATGTGAGTACTGATCGGGGATCTGTAAGTGATGGTACGGGTAGTTTTCTACGTATTAGAGTGGGTCTGAAGACATGCGTACCCCTGAGGAAAGGAATTCGGCTGCAACTTGGCCCGAGGGATGGGTCGTTATGTACGGTGAAATTCGAGTACGAGCATCTTCGTCACTTTTGCCTCTACTGTGGATTACTAGATCATGTTGGGGCTACCTGTGCGGCTCGATTAGAAGGACGACTTACGGAGATGAAGTTTGGACGTTGGAGGACGTTATCTAAGGATGTGTTTTCCATTGATCCTCATGGCCAACTACAAGGTCGTTCTTTTGGCCTAAATGTTGGAAAGAAGACGTGGTCTATGAAAGCTCCTGATATCCCGGTTTGCGGAGTGGTACGTGATCGGGAGGAAGGGGAGGATGGGGAATTACTGGTAGAAAGAAGTGAAGGAGGCCTGAATGGGATTGAACAGATGGGTGTGTCTAAAAGAAGGAAGCTAACATGGGTTGGTTTTGTCCCGCAGCACAGTGTGGTTGATGAGGTGATTATGAGTGATGCCCCACAAGTCTTAATGAATCCGGAAATTGGGTGTGTTAATTCATCGAGCTTATTTGAAGTCCCGGTTCTGGAAGATGTAGCTCCAGGACAAAAGAGAGTATCTAATTCTCTTAATAAAGTGGGTACTAAAGTAGGCGACAAGGGTAAAGCTGTGGCTCCACTTACTCAGGTAGGGAGGAAGACAGGAAGTGGAAAAGGCAAAAAAGGGGCTGGCAATGTGGAGTTTGACCAGAAACAGAAGCAAATTTCTTCCTCAAAGCGTGGGAAAGCAAAAGGGTTTGTTCTGTCTTGCTCACCAAGTAAACGACTGCTGCTTGCTTCGCCCAAGAAAGGCTCCAAGAATGGTACGGTGAAGGGAAATTCTAGTTCTACTGAGATGGGAACTGAAGTGGTGGGACCCGAGGAGCGGGCCCACCACAAACAATGATTATCCTCAGCTGGAATGTGCGCGGGCTTGGGAACCCGTCCACATTCAATGCCCTCAAGAAACTACTGAGGGTTCAAGATCCCGACTTAGTTTTCCTAATGGAGACTAAGAAGAAGGAAGATGCAATGGCGAGATTATGCAGTTCTCTAGGCTATAATAATTATAAGATTGTTGACAGAACAAGAGAAAAGGGAGGCGGGCTAGCTCTGTTATGGAAGGATGGTTTAACTGTAGAGGTTGTGGATTCGAGTCCCGGTTTCATAGATGGTATTGTGTTATGTAATGGGAAGAGGCTGCGAGTGACTGGTTTCTATGGTCATCCGACAACGGGAGAGAGGCATCACTCTTGGGAGGTTATACGGCGACTGGCTCACTCTCTGACAACGGATGATTGGATCATTTTTGGTGATTTTAATGAAATTCTGAGGGATGAAGAAAAAAGTGTTGGGCGGCTCCGTCCCATGTGTCAGATGGAGAGGTTTGGAGAGGTAGTAAATGAATGTGGCTTTAAGGAAGTGGAGTTTACAGGGCCTACTTTTACTTGGAGTAATGGTACGATTGCAGAAAGATTAGACCGGGGTTTTTTGAATCCTACTGCGACGATTTCTTATCCTAATGCTCATGTTTTTCATTTGGAGGTCGGAGCGAGTGACCATCTACCTTTGCTATTTGATTTATTAGGAGTGGGGTTACCAAAAAGACAGCGTTCTAAACGACGGTTTTTTTTTCGAAAGTTTTTGGGTGAAAGAAGAACAGTGTGGCGCTATAGTGCAGGAGACTTGGGAGATGAAGGCATCAGATTCTCTCTATTCTAAACTACAGTTTTGTGCTGAGAGACTGCAAGAATGGAATTCGAAGGTGGTCGGTCATATCCCCAGAAAGATTGCAGCACTGAAAACGTTGTTGCAAAACTTTCCAATTGATGCATGCTCTGAAGCTGATAGAAGACAGCGTAAAGTGATTAAACATGAGATAGAAAAATATGCTGAATATGAGGAGTCTCtttggaaacaaaaatcccGAATTCAATGGTTACAAGAAGGGGATCAGAACACCAAATATTTCCATGCGGTGGCTAAGGGACGTGgtcaacaaaataaaatacaagGTGTTTGTGATGAAACTGGGGCCTGGTGTGAGGATATGGAAGCTATTCAAAATGCTTTTGTGACCTACTTCTCTAACCTGTACATATCGGAGGGATGCAATAACTTGGAGTTAGTTCTCGATACGATCCCAAGAAGAGTTACAGAGGAAGTAAATAGTAAGCTGCTTGGAAGGTTTGAAAGATGGGAAGTAGAGTTGGCTTTGAAACATATGGGGGCGACAAAATCGCCTGGTTTGGATGGGATGTCAGCTCTGTTTTTCAAATCCTTTTGGCCTGTGGTAGGGGATGCAGTCTGTGAGTTTTGTTTGGGTGTTCTGAATGACGGAAAGGAGTTAGAAGAGTTTAATCATACTCTTATCTCTCTGATTCCAAAAATCTCAAACCCAAAGAGTGTGACAGAGTTTCGTCCCATAAGTCTCTGCTCCACAGTTTATAAATTCATCTCAAAAACTTTAGCTAACAGGTTGAAGAAGCATCTGCCAGATATTATTTCCAGCACTCAAAGCGCTTTTGTTCCAGGTCGGAATATTCAAGATAACGTTATTGCAGCATTTGAAACTGTTCACAGCATCCGTATTAAGAAGACCACTCAGGAGCCAAAGATGGTGCTGAAATTAGACATTAGCAAAGCGTATGATAGGGTGGAGTGGCTTTTCCTTGAAGAAGTGATGAAGAAGTTAGGGTTTGCCAACAGGTGGGTTTCTCTAGTTATGAAATGTGTTCAGTCAGTTTCTTTCTCAATTCTTTGGAAAGGTCAACCGGTTGGACACTTTACACCAACTAGAGGCATTCGTCAGGGCGGTCCTTTGTCCCCGTATCTTTTTCTCCTCGTATCTGAAGGTTTGTCAGGTCTGTTACATCGTGCAGATGAAGTGGGAATGATTCATGGGGTTAAAGTTGCCCCTTCTGCACCATCTATTTCTCACCTCCTATTCGCAGATGATAGTTTGCTCTTTGTGAATGCTAACATCCAGGATTGTATCTCCCTGAAGCAATGCTTGTTATTGTATGAGAGTGCAGCTGGACAGAGGATTAACTTTCAAAAATCGGCGTTGTCTTTTGGTCCTAATGTCCCTGAAAATTTGCAAGTGGAGTTACAAGAGTTTCTAAATGTTCCGGTGGTGGATTTCCATGAAAAATATCTGGGGCTCCCAACATCAATTGGTAGAAATAAAACAGATGTTTTTCGGAAGCTGAACGAAAGACTGGATAGGCAGTTGCAAGGTTGGCAAGGGAAGTTCCTCTCAAAAGCGGGTAAGCTTGTTTTAATTAAagcagtggctcaagctattcCCACTTATTCCATGCTCGTGTTCCAATTGCCAATTGGGGTGTGTAAGAAATTCCAGTCTAAGGTGAGCAAATTCTGGTGGGGCAAGAGCGGTGGGGTGAGAGGTATTCACTGGAGCAGTTGGGAGCGTTTATGTACAAGTAAGGAGGCAGGAGGTTTAGGTGTCCGAGACCTCAGGGCCTTTAATCAGTCGATGCTTGCAAAAACAGTATGGCGTATCTTCTGGGGTAGATCTTCTTTGGTAAGTGAGTTTTTGCAGGCAAAATATTTTCCGCAGACTTGTTTCCTACATGCATGCTTCTTTGGGGACTACTCCCTCAGCAGTGTGGAGAGGGCTATTGTGGGGTAAGCAGGTGCTTGATCAGGGGACTAGATGGCGCATTGGTAATGGAAGGAGGGTTCGCATAAAGGGAGATCGATGGCTACCAACCCCATCAAGTTTTAAAGTTATCTCTTCTTTGCCTATACCAGATGCTTGGACTGTGGAACACCTTTTGACGGAATCGGGAGCATGGAACGTCCCTCTAATTCAATCACTCTTTCTTGCACATGAAGCTGAGACAATACTGGCAATGCCTTTGGGTTTGAGATCGATCCCAGATAAACTCGTTTGGCATTTCACTAAGAATGGTAACTTTACAGTTAAAACTGGTTACTGGGTAGCTCGTGCATTGCAGGAAAAGAAGAATGGGAGCATTGCCGGGTGTAGTACCTCTAGGGTTCCAGAGGTGTGGAAGAAGGTTTGGAAGCTTCATGTTCCAAGCAAGATCAACTTATTACTTTGGAGGGCTTTTCACAATTTCCTCCCGTGTGGTCAAAACTTACAGCAAAGGAGAATAACTATGGATGGAACGTGTTGGCAATGCGGGGCTGCTTGTGAGTCTACTCTTCATGTTTTTTGGGAATGCCCTGCAGCGAGAAATGTTTGGAAGCTGACCTTTTTAAGTGAAGTTTGTAAAACATGGAAGGAACCTTCTGTCATGGATTTATTCTCACATGTTTCGAGTATAGCTGTCGGTAATGATTTGGCTCTCTTTGGCTTTATAATCTGGTGGTTGTGGCGGAATAGGAATTTGCAGCGACATGGGGAGAAGACTATGCATTCTGAGGGTCTTGTTCAAGCTGCAACGGAGTGGCAGCTGCAATTTTGTTCTGCTATTGCACAGACGCCACCAACAAGATTGCATGAAGGGTCAACGTATCAGGAGGTTGTGAACTGGAACACGCCAGCACGAGGCTTTTTAAAGATGAATTTTGATGGGGCTACAGATGTAAAAAATGGAGTAAGTGGAATTGGGGCTGTCTTTCGGGATCATGAGGGTACGCTAAAAGGTGCTGTGGCTGCTCCATTGGTAGGTAATATATCTCCCAGAGCGGTGGAGTCATTAGCATTATTGCATGGTCTTCGATATGCCTTACATGTTGGTTTTACTAAATTAGAGGTGGAAGGGGATGCTCTGACAGTATTGAATACGTTGCATGACAAACATGACGACCTGAGTTCGGAGGGACATATTCTCGATGAAGTTAAACAGTTATTTcagttttttagtttttgtagTTGGCATTTTGTGAGACGTGATTGCAATAAAGTTGCACATCGTCTTGCAAAGGAAGCATTGCAGTTGAGTCACCCttttgtgtgtttggagtcggggccgATTTGGCTCCACCAGTGTGTCAGTATAGACTTCGAGTGTGAAGTCTGAAGTGGACAGAGTACTTCTGTCTATGAAGCTCTTGATCCATCCTCATTGTAATCTTCGTTTATTTAATGAAGTTATTCATttgatcaaaaaataaaataaaaaataaagtagtaataTGCATTTTCTATCCACACCCAAGATCATTGAAGTCTAGCATGCCTCTGCCTCCTTCATAACCAAATGGATAATAGAAAGACTGGTAGTTTATGAAATAACAACGATTGTCATTGATCTCAATAACTAAGATCTTTAACAACTGACTTTTAATGACCCTGCCAAAATAAGTGATTTCCGAAAGAAATATATTGAATTCACAGGTTTTAACATGTAGAAATTTTTAGAATGTGAGTTTAAGATTCATCTCTTGGAGAGGAAAACCTAACCCTAAATTTTAAGGTATGAGAGaaatctaaaaataaataaattgctTTAGGAAATcaaaaattgggagagaatgagttgtacttttattgataataagggcctctttatataaaggaacACAAGCAAAGAATCTGCGTTTTACAAGGAAACcgaatcgtacaatgattgaaATATCTCTGTAGATATCGATAAGACTAACACTATTACAACACAAGTAATCAGAGTTTAGGCCATAACACAAACTAGATGTcctcgcccaaacgtggtgctcctctcgttgtctCATGAAAAACCTTaccaagtaacaaaaacccagtgggacaaaaataaccttagtcgaaggagaaaaagagtacaacacacccttcacattttgagaacatacatgtagacatatccccctgatgtctgcatctccccacgatgactacgatcataggagttcagataacttctaCAAACCGATGCTACCAACAgttttctcgaaagtggatttaggcaatgacttagtgaacaagtctgccacattgttcTCAGAatgaacctggttcactttgatcttgaggagagtctgttgttgctgattatgcttggtgtacGTTGTcccctttgatgtagccttgcttcatttgttcaatgcaagtagcattatcctcataaattcTCATAgctaggctcatctgtggtagacttcaaacaataattgcttcgaacatgcgtaattatggatctaacCATATACATTCGCGAAcagcttcgtgaagagcaataatctctgcatggtttgAAGATGTAGCGACTAGGGtatgttttgtagacctccaagatattgaggtctttcccatggtgaacacataactaGTTTGaaaacgacctttgtgtgggttagagagatacccagcatcaacaaaaccttccaaaacgctaatgTCATTTTGAGATGGGGATAGGCAACGCAGGCTGGTGTTGGCGGTGTTCCTAGTGTGTGATCGGTCCGAattcatcatctctctatagggatagaataagcccatatcaatcgtaccactcaagtatcgaaagatatcctTTACACCAGTCTAATGGTATCGTGTTGGCGCAtaactatatctagctaacaagttcgttgcaaatgagatgtccggtcttgtgcatcgagctaagtacaataatgcgcctattgcactcaagtAGGACACTTCTTGCTCTAGCACATCTGCTCATCATCTTTCGGACTAAGAGGATCTTTTTTTAAGATCAAGTCTACGGATGACCATGGGAGTGCTTCAAGGCTTGACATTGTCAAAACGCCTAAACAtccaacacggtgctcaagttcgaTCCAAACTGAggaaaaccgtgttctcccaagatccttcatctcaaactcgaattttaagtgttcagcggtttcccttaactctttaagggcttttaatgaagatcatgtcatcaacatgaaccgcgatagaatccgaaaattatcatggaaacgcgtgggcatagttcgtcattaacatatcccttcccaatcaagtagtcattttagtgagcatttcaaccttattgcaaacacGCTACGTGGTCTAGTGCCACTTGACTAGGGCAAATGAAGTCTACCAAGAACCTTCACATATATTctatatctagatccccataaagatacttAGTGACTACATTCGTAAACTACATGTTCAATTActcgaaaactaccaaactaacaaggTAGTGGAGATCTCTGATGCCAAATTGCTTCTAACTTGAT
This region includes:
- the LOC133723072 gene encoding uncharacterized protein LOC133723072, translating into MIILSWNVRGLGNPSTFNALKKLLRVQDPDLVFLMETKKKEDAMARLCSSLGYNNYKIVDRTREKGGGLALLWKDGLTVEVVDSSPGFIDGIVLCNGKRLRVTGFYGHPTTGERHHSWEVIRRLAHSLTTDDWIIFGDFNEILRDEEKSVGRLRPMCQMERFGEVVNECGFKEVEFTGPTFTWSNGTIAERLDRGFLNPTATISYPNAHVFHLEETWEMKASDSLYSKLQFCAERLQEWNSKVVGHIPRKIAALKTLLQNFPIDACSEADRRQRKVIKHEIEKYAEYEESLWKQKSRIQWLQEGDQNTKYFHAVAKGRGQQNKIQGVCDETGAWCEDMEAIQNAFVTYFSNLYISEGCNNLELVLDTIPRRVTEEVNSKLLGRFERWEVELALKHMGATKSPGLDGMSALFFKSFWPVVGDAVCEFCLGVLNDGKELEEFNHTLISLIPKISNPKSVTEFRPISLCSTVYKFISKTLANRLKKHLPDIISSTQSAFVPGRNIQDNVIAAFETVHSIRIKKTTQEPKMVLKLDISKAYDRVEWLFLEEVMKKLGFANRWVSLVMKCVQSVSFSILWKGQPVGHFTPTRGIRQGGPLSPYLFLLVSEGLSGLLHRADEVGMIHGVKVAPSAPSISHLLFADDSLLFVNANIQDCISLKQCLLLYESAAGQRINFQKSALSFGPNVPENLQVELQEFLNVPVVDFHEKYLGLPTSIGRNKTDVFRKLNERLDRQLQGWQGKFLSKAGKLVLIKAVAQAIPTYSMLVFQLPIGVCKKFQSKVSKFWWGKSGGVRGIHWSSWERLCTSKEAGGLGVRDLRAFNQSMLAKTVWRIFWGRSSLVLDQGTRWRIGNGRRVRIKGDRWLPTPSSFKVISSLPIPDAWTVEHLLTESGAWNVPLIQSLFLAHEAETILAMPLGLRSIPDKLVWHFTKNGNFTVKTGYWVARALQEKKNGSIAGCSTSRVPEVWKKVWKLHVPSKINLLLWRAFHNFLPCGQNLQQRRITMDGTCWQCGAACESTLHVFWECPAARNVWKLTFLSEVCKTWKEPSVMDLFSHVSSIAVGNDLALFGFIIWWLWRNRNLQRHGEKTMHSEGLVQAATEWQLQFCSAIAQTPPTRLHEGSTYQEVVNWNTPARGFLKMNFDGATDVKNGVSGIGAVFRDHEGTLKGAVAAPLVGNISPRAVESLALLHGLRYALHVGFTKLEVEGDALTVLNTLHDKHDDLSSEGHILDEVKQLFQFFSFCSWHFVRRDCNKVAHRLAKEALQLSHPFVCLESGPIWLHQCVSIDFECEV